One part of the Rutidosis leptorrhynchoides isolate AG116_Rl617_1_P2 chromosome 1, CSIRO_AGI_Rlap_v1, whole genome shotgun sequence genome encodes these proteins:
- the LOC139849407 gene encoding uncharacterized protein gives MDLDNIKFIKNEACQTLVKEDEIRKRWEEYFSSLFVERRPERHEDLQDAEVEHSHNNIDCERISQEEVRLALRKMGRNKSVGPDQIPIEAWRYLGDTGVRWLSCLFNKTFRSSKMPME, from the coding sequence ATGGATCTtgataacatcaagtttatcaaaaATGAAGCTTGTCAAACTTTAGTTAAGGAAGAcgaaattaggaaaagatgggaagagtaTTTCTCATCTCTCTTCGTAGAGAGAAGACCAGAGCGCCACGAGGACTTACAAGACGCTGAGGTAGAACATTCCCATAACAACATAGATTGCGAGAGGATTAGCCAAGAGGAAGTAAGATTggcactacgaaagatggggagaaataaATCAGTGGGACCGGATCAGATCCCTATTGAGGCGTGGCGGTACCTGGGCGACACTGGTGTTAGGTGGCTGAGTTGCCTTTTTAACAAGACGTTTCGAAGCTCTAAAATGCCTATGGaatga